TTAAATCATTTAATAATTTCATATAATCTAGTATTTTATAAGATAAATTTTCCTCTTCTTCCAATTTTAAAGTAACTGATTTAAATAAATCAGTTAGTGCAATTGTATCTGACATTGTAAATGAATAATTACTATTAGATAAAATATCAAAAATATATTTTTTTATTTTATTTGTTATATTTAATGTTTCATCGTATTTTTCTTCTAATGCTATACTAGATATTTTTTTATATATTTTATTAATTTCTTTATTTATATTTATATTCAACAAATCAGATATAACTATACTGTTGCTAGACATACTTAAATCTTCACATTTGTTTTTTGATAATATAAACAAATCACTTTTATCAATATTATTTACTAATTCATTACATATTTTTCTAAAAAATACATTATCTTCTATTACTATAGTATTTATTAAATTTTTTTCAAAATCTATTTCAAAATCATATAAATTAAATCTAAATTCCATATATTCCTCACAATATTACTATTCTCTCATCTGTATCAAATATATTTTCAGATTTATTTCCTAATAAATACTCCATTTTTTGATACTGTTTTTCTGTTATATTTAAAACACATATAAGTCCTTCACTTGGTTTGTTTTTTTCAACTTTCTCTTGTAACAATTTTGTATTTGTATTATTAAGTAATAATTTAGTATATACTGATTCTTGTAACATTAAAAATCCATTTTGAATTAAAAATTTCCTAAAATCTCTATATTCTTTCATATTCTTTTTTGTCAATGTTGGTAAATCAAAAAATAATAACATTCTCATAAATCTATAACTCATTATATATTTTCACTTTTAATAACTCATTGCTATTAATTGCATCTAATATAGTTTTAACATATATTTTTATAGCATCCGGAACATAATATTCTTTATTATCAATTTTTACTTTATTCTTAAATATACTAAGCATTATCTTCTTCTCCTCTGAACCAAATTTTTTAAAATTATTATTATAAACTATCTTATCAATTAATGGTCTAAATACTTCAACTAAATCAGATGTTAAATTAAATTTATTAAATTGATTAGAATGAAATATACCTAATTGTGTTAAGTACCCATTATTTATTATTTCTTTACTAATAGTAGACGTTAATAAATGATAACCATAATTTAATGCCTTATTAATAGCATTTTCTTCACGTCTTGAAAAATTTTTACCAAATAATGCATTAAAATATACCTTAGCAGCATGTGCTTCTCTATTTGTAATATCATTATATTCTAATTCCATTTGATATTTTTCTAATAATTTGTACTCAGATTTATTTAAAAACTTTAAAAAATCTTTTTGTTTCCCTATTTTTTCATACACTAACCTAGTCCATATACTTTCTTTTGTACTTTGTTTCCAATTAAATTGTTGATTTATTTTAGTATATGTATCATGTGAGCCATATAAAGAACTAATTTCAAAAAAAGGGTCAGACTTTTCATCACAGAAAATAATTTTAACCTTATTTTTAACTAATTCACACAATAACGCACATGTTACTGATATTGCTGTTGACTCTAAAATCAATGTATCAAGTTCAGTAATGTTAAGACAATATACTTCATCTTGTTTTCTAATTATTACATTATTGTACTTTAAGTCTAGTTTACTCCTATTTCCTATAACTACTGTTCTCCAACCCATAATATTTCCTTATATTTTTGTTTTTTTAACAAATAATCCTGTTATTGATTCATCTAATAAATAAGCATCTAATTTAAGTAATGTTGATGAAGAAAGTTGTATAATTCCCTCTATTGCCGAAAAAGAAATTTTTTCTTTACTATATTCATTAAATATTTTTTCAAATTCTTTCATATTAACAACACCCTTTGATCCAGTACCTAACATTTTAACTATATTTACTATAAATTTAGCTTTATTATATAAATCTATTTTTTCAAATATATCAATTAAATTAAAATATTTGATTGATAAATTTGGTTTTTTAGAATTAATATATATTTTGGAAGCTAACTTTTTACATATACTTTTATACAACTGATTGAATTCAATATCATACCTCTTAATTGCTTCTTCATAAATTTCATTTTTATTTTTATTTTCATCTCTTTTTAAAAAGGATACTATATATTTATCAGAATCTTTCTTATTTTTTTCTAAAAAATTAATAGCATTCTTTAATATTTTGGTATTTTTTTTATCTAACAATAATGAAAATTCATTATTTAATTTAAAAATTAAATTACTTGAAACAAATGCTATACTGTAAATAAAGTCATCTACAATTAATTTTTGTCCTATTTTCATTTTTCTAATAGATTTTATATTCTTAATTCCTTTATTTTCTTCAAGATATTTAAATTTATCATGTGAATTTTCAAATTTATTTTTTTCTTTTATTAAAATTTTTGCTATTTTCTTAACTTTTTCCCCATTTTCTTCGCAATTTATTAAAAGAAAATATGCATTTTTTAAAGATTTATAATATCCATATTTTTCATTAATGTTTTCATCATTACCTGAATAATTTTTCGGAATATTTACTTGTATTTCAGTACCACTACCTTTTGGACTACCCTTTTTATATATGGTTGCATCAAATAGTTCTCCACTTCCAATTTGACTTAAT
This region of Oceanivirga salmonicida genomic DNA includes:
- the csn2 gene encoding type II-A CRISPR-associated protein Csn2, coding for MEFRFNLYDFEIDFEKNLINTIVIEDNVFFRKICNELVNNIDKSDLFILSKNKCEDLSMSSNSIVISDLLNININKEINKIYKKISSIALEEKYDETLNITNKIKKYIFDILSNSNYSFTMSDTIALTDLFKSVTLKLEEEENLSYKILDYMKLLNDLTGINFFIFINLKTFFSNEEIKEIYKYCTYNKFNLILFENNISEKIENEYKIVIDKDLCEIF
- the cas2 gene encoding CRISPR-associated endonuclease Cas2 translates to MRMLLFFDLPTLTKKNMKEYRDFRKFLIQNGFLMLQESVYTKLLLNNTNTKLLQEKVEKNKPSEGLICVLNITEKQYQKMEYLLGNKSENIFDTDERIVIL
- the cas1 gene encoding type II CRISPR-associated endonuclease Cas1, translated to MGWRTVVIGNRSKLDLKYNNVIIRKQDEVYCLNITELDTLILESTAISVTCALLCELVKNKVKIIFCDEKSDPFFEISSLYGSHDTYTKINQQFNWKQSTKESIWTRLVYEKIGKQKDFLKFLNKSEYKLLEKYQMELEYNDITNREAHAAKVYFNALFGKNFSRREENAINKALNYGYHLLTSTISKEIINNGYLTQLGIFHSNQFNKFNLTSDLVEVFRPLIDKIVYNNNFKKFGSEEKKIMLSIFKNKVKIDNKEYYVPDAIKIYVKTILDAINSNELLKVKIYNEL